The Lutzomyia longipalpis isolate SR_M1_2022 chromosome 2, ASM2433408v1 DNA window AAGCCGTgtcatttcatttattataaagtttattttataaatgtgtaaaatctaataaattgactaaattattgattaattaagtAATATATGGTACAAATGAAAATTGCCCGAAAATCTTGTATTAAGTATACACATATATAcctcaattttaaattcttgtcCCCATCAACTtgttagagaaaatattttgtaactcttattttaaatttaaaaagaagagcaagggaagtttctttattattcAGATAATCAATTTATTAGGAATTGCTAAATTTCTTTCTATAATACTTACACATCTGTATAATGTATGATACCGTAAGACTATATTCTTACATACTTTGCTCAAACTAAACCATACATAGTATAGTATTATATACAAAGTacattcaattgaaataaattcctattcctatcctttttttttgctttgacaTTGCTTGTAATACAGACATCATTGCTTTTCGGTatggagagaaagaaaatctttggtgacaaaacaatatttcttcctttcttCGCACATGATTTAACAACCATACTCGTTCATAGACAAGCGACAAGGCtggaaattgtgaaattaataTTGCGGTCTCGCATTTCATGTGGGAGGAAAAGGAACGTTTTCTGTAATCCATCTATGGAGTTCCCAAGCACAGAAGGATGAAAGCAAAAAGAAGATCTATAAGTAATCCGATGTTTTCTGAGATAGAAAAGGATTATCTCCGGCGATGGTCACAGTGCGCAAAATTTAAAACTGTCGCATCCTCTTGTTAGATGATCCACAAATATTATGACCATTTTTTGCGtctctcaaaaaattcttcaaaaagcGGTGAGGTGAAGAGTTATGGGGGAAAAACGTCCTACAATGTGAATGTacaaagaatttgcaaaaagatcacttaaaaatgtaaactttCTCCTTTGCTAAAATTAATCGGAAGGAGATGAAGTGAAATTTGAATCAAAATCGAATGGAATTAATCGCCcataatgaaattatttcaacgGACTTGATACTCTGTCAATCGCCCACGCTATTGCTTCTCGTGAGAGTCCAACAAACCATTTAATGCATTAATTCATGTGCGCAGTCCAACTTTGTCGCTTGTTAATAAGTCTCGCAGTGACTTTTATAAATATATGCTTGTTCCTCGAAGTAgaggaatatttaattttttaaaatatgcataagcaataaagtaaaaatagataaaacttTCATAAAACAACAGTTGTGGAAATGTCGGTCTCTAATGAGTCCGTTCCTTTTCCTGTATCGAAATTCATttctatattatgtacatacaatcTAAAATAAATGGCATATTATATATCATTGTTACCCACCCAATAATTTTTACACATCAATGGTTTcgttttaatgaattaaaaaaatacaatagtttttaataaaattgttactGCACTCTAAAATTCGACATCACGCTTTTAACCAGATAAGTTTTGCACTTGTGCGATACTTtagattttgaattttctatttcaaaatatttaacaatacATAGTCTTGAAACAGTAAAACTATTACCATATTACCCATATTACTATATAGATCTATTTTCATCAGTCTTCTTTCCCTTTTTActcagaagatttttttgtgtttttttttatttcgaacccctaaaatatgtataaattaaAGACCGTGAACACGTGGGATagcgtcaaaaaaaaaacactcccTCGCTGAATGAGTATTTGGGGTACCTTCGAAATACCTCGTGGATTGCATTAAATTCCGCCATTGTGtttgataaattttgcaaattcgtGTTTGCGAATTTATTCAcaattcatttataaaataaacaaatatcgCATTCATTCACTCTGTAGTCGATTTCAATTGCAATTCGACGGCTATCCATCGAAAATGGTCCCTTCGACACGCAAAAAACACACGACCCCCCTTGAAAAAGCGTGCGCTTTCGCTCCCCAACCACCCGAAACGTATCTatgtatttattatatattatgtagTACCTACCACTATCTATATAACATTTCCGACGAGAGGGTATCTGGTGCGTTATTAATGCCGTGAGTGGTTCtgcttttttatttgatgatatgtttcaaaaatcaattcaaattgcgacaaggaaattaatttaatacggTTTACATTAGCCAAactggaaaatattattttgaaagtttataGATATAGCACTAAATTAATCTATACTAACAGCTCTATACAAAACACACTCTAATCTTATATTCTCAGATCTCAGTCTGTGGAGGATCTAAACCATATCCTAGACAATACTCAGAGGGTCACGtagaattgagaaatttaacGAATATAGATGTTAGGGAAGACctgggttaaaaaagtcacttaagggttcagaaaaagctcaaaatatcatatttcccaaacagataaaacgaaatgtataactcatttctttaggaaatttactgccctacaactctttctcagatcattttgttctatctagctaggatatatgatattttaagctttttccaaacccttaagtgactttattagccccggtctcccctactaaaaaataataattaatgcTAAAACAACAATAATTACCTAATAATATTGTAACCCCTATTCAGTTTTCTTGATGTTATTGTTTTCCATATGGAGGTTCACATCCAAAAGGTCTCCGGTCCAAATACAAGCGGTGGAATCACAAGATTGATACTCTCCTATCCGTAAAAAGGCTCTGACATAGTAGAATCACTAAAATTATACGAAAAATTGGGGTAATAAGGAAAtagaaaaacctaaaaaaaaacatattttccatttcatattacaaaatgttgtgcaggaaattttctaaagaaaatctttacagatttaatttacaatttttagttAGTTTCTATACTTTTaggtattcttttttttaagtatattttttttatgtatgtagtataCAATGGTCTCTCAGTATATCAACTACTCGAATGTACTTTTCACATTCTTTATTTGAAGTGAGCGAGAGTGGTATATCCGAGGCGTCATTATATGAAAGTAACACTGTTTTGCCTTTCCAGAGTAGTTGTATTTTTAGATTATGGTTGTTCAATTTCTTTGGATTCTTTCTATTTCTAAAAATGCAACGATCTATTTTCCATCTTTTATATATGGTTATGTTTTTTCCCTTAAATGCTACTGTTTGAGTAAATGATAACGAATGAACTTTCCTTGGGTTTGATATAAGAATTAGAATAGATTAGAATAGAGAATTGTTATGTTTACCAATTTTTACCAATCCTTGATCTGCGACCAGAAAATGTCAGCAGTTGGGTTTTTGACTATGAGAGGAGAGAGTTATTGAGGGAAGGGATTGTATTATGACTTTTGTGGAATATTACATATTGCAGCATACAAGGCATTCGACGGTTCTGACTCAATAATAAACATATGAGAAATATGCTCCGCCCCGACGGCAAATGCTCCTCCTCTGCCTGTCATAATCAAAGTTTCGGTTTGTCATCTTCTTCTTATTAATATTTCAGTGCTCAAAGAAGGAGTCTGAGTGAGCCGAACGACGCGCAAACTCGTCGTCCGGCCAccacataaaatatgtattttcatAAAGGCAACGAAGTCTCCCGATGAGCAACTTCAAACGCTATCGCCGTTCGATGGTATACCCCCTCCGAAGAATCCCCTACAGAAGCAGAAAATGCCTCTATACATAGTCAGTAGTGTATACCTGGCCAACCTGTTCTCGTTTCTATAGGTGGAAGGGATATGCAAATTAATGATATTTTCCTGCCACACGAAATATGAAGAAGAGCGAGATACATATTCCCAATTCTATACCACTTTATGCTATACTTGGGTTGCCTTGTACCATCGGAAATTGCGGGAAATTGAGTTATGCTTCTGAAATGGAGGGGATAGTACTACGCGAGaggggaaattttcttatatactTGCCTTCCATTGGATTTGCTAGCGGTGTACAGTATGAATGTGTTGGTTTTCTCACACATATAAACATAGGTATCATGTAGTACCCCGCATATAGAACAGAAGAGTCGAATTCGAAATGACGGGCTGTTGAGGCAGCGAACTGAATCCGTCTATCAGTGCTGCTTTGACGCGCGTTTCGAATGAATCTAGACGGTGCGTGGTTCAATATTGCGTGTAACACATCTATGTGCATTGTAcggattaagaaaaaaatcctgtGACACCAGTTTTGTGTCTCCTAACCCACAGTCTGTCAATGGACTCGTGCGAAAATTCATGGCATTCATCAGGAGTTGTGTTTTCTGCGTGTGAACTTTTGACATTCTTTTAGAGCCATGTTACCACAATTCAAAGAACATTGATGCTCTCACTGATTGTGCTTTAATTAGATACCGTCATTTGACAAATTCGGTGTTCTCTTTCGTGTACCACaaccaaaatcaatttattgattgactGCATTTTGTGTTAGGCATTGATTTTAGTGTTGTGAAGATCATAAATCTCACCCCTATGGACCtggatatatacatatattgaaagtgaaaatatgagtgaaaaagtaatttaaatagAGATTGCAAATTAAACTGTACAATGTGCAATTCACTTAAAACTCACCTTCAGTTGCATCTGATTCAACAATTCAAATTTGATGATCGGAAATCGTGCGAGTTATCAAATAGAAGAAGTTCactaatttaatgaaaagacttttaataattaatttaaatatagatATTAGTTTTGACAAAGTTAATTTTCcactaataaaaattccactgAGGAAAATCAAAATCGGCAAAAATCACACAAAGGACATTAAAACATATCCGATAGACATTATCGAGTGTATGGTGGGTGGAAGATGATACAATTCGGTATTGTGAAGTACGGCATactgaagaaatttaaagataaaCCAAGACCAAATAGAGGTAGGCAATAATttgtcattttaattaattttaaaccatTTTAAGAAGTTTCTTTAACATCATTAACGTCGCCATTCGTGATAGTATTACaactttcttatttttctacttttttttaaaacctaatgtcatatttatattttgtgaaagTGTTTCCAAAATATGCCTAATCACACTGATATGgagataaaacattttttatatgaaacaTTTTAGCGTTACGCATTGGgcaacattttaataaattgtttttttttaagaaaatcacattaattaaataagttAATGTCTTCACATTAGTGCGaagtttatatatatatacataatatgtatacAATACACAGAGTGAAGTGAAAGCTCCGAAAGAAGtgaattttactaaaatatcGCAAAACCTCGATGagaatttaaatgagaaaGTGTAGccgtaatttaatttttatttgtttctcgcaaattaatttttcatatcacggttacaataatttttatgttttctgcACGACTCAAAATCTACATTTTAAAAGTGccggactttttttttaaacaaggTGTCCATACAAACGtgctttaagaaaataaacttacgAAATTCTTCTCGCGTTCAGACGCACTTTGGAGGATATATCCAAAGACACACACAAATTATATGAAactaattatgaaaaaaaatcgcaaatgACCTCAATTTTATTGGTCACGAATAATTTGTCGTTCCACACAAAAAAGACTTGATTGTGAATCAATTTGggtgtaaattaatttcaattgcgtctgaataataatatttttatctttaagtCTTATGATTgtgtttatttattcaattactTTCGGTACTGTCTacatttttgaaagaaataattgtaGAAATACTTCAACAGGGGAATTTTCTGGTGTAATTTATGTGATTTATGTGTCCCAAATATAGCGTGTATTTTTAGTATGTGGAGCCAACTGTTATACATATCTGgcagtgaatttttcattaataccTCTAGAGGGTTCGACAGGAATgtaaacagaaaattaatgttgGCTTTCCTTCTGGGGTAGAGGAACTCGCGTGTTTCCCTCTGAAACTCATCCATTGGAATATTGTCATCACACCCAGGGTGAATATTATGTTTTCCAGCAGCATGTTCAATTGATGTTGGCTAAATACATATTTCCGTCAACGTGATATATCTActctaaatattttgaacaaaaatacTTTGACATAATTATATTGAGTTAAATTCTAGAGATAAATGTActcacagcaaaaaaaattaatcaccggaatttaaagattattttaggTCTTATATTAATACGCATTGAATATGACGGTCTCTCATctagataaatattttagattttattttttcgaaaaTCATAGTATTACCATGCATCCTtattatttatgtaatttattatattataaCGCCTCTAAAATGCATAATATGGTAAACTTTTCAGATGTTCTCAATATCTCGACTATATAATATCTCGATAGTCAGAAGTCAAGCAAATTGTGAAGCAGATTTTATGCTACAGATATACTAACCAAAATGTTCAATCTTAAATGATTAGCATGTGTTATATTGTTATTCCAACTTACCTTGACCGACTTTTTGGTAGAATTTATATAACTcggaaaaatgtttaatttgataaaatagaCAGGTGGAAATGGTGTTGAGTGTCTATTTGAGTTCATAAAGCCCAAGAAAATCAGAAATTGATAAGTCCAACTAGTGCACTACAATTTCTAATTGAGGTATATATGTAGCGTATACGTAGTTTTGCATTAGGCATCATCTAAAACCTTAAAGTTTATCTAGTTGATTTACCATATATTTTTAGACACCAACTCTATTAAATGCGTCAAGAAttgttttaaaagtaaattttttttgtccaaaaaccaaaaattattgttttggGACCCATTGTTATTATACCATGCTCGAGAAAAGAAGTCTAtatgtaggggagggcggggctaataaagtcacttaagggtttggaaaaagcttaaaatatcatatttcctagctagatagaataaaatggtctgagaaagagttgtagggcagtaaatttcctaaagaaatgagcaatacatttcgcttgatttatttgggaaatatgatattttgagctttttctaaacccttaagtgacttttttaaccccgctctcccctactgtTTTTGTATAGTCCTATAAGGAGGTATGTAGTATTGCTATTTCATGTATATACGTAAACATATTGTACAGATACTAAAACCAATAGTTCAGTAATAGTATCGTCCAGTCTTCTATCAGTTTCTATACTAAATTACtaccaattttccaaaaaaaaaatcaattctatgAAGAGAAATTCTTACACATTACCCACTtctgttttctttcaaatcaattcgtgaaatttaaatagaaaattatgtatattcaTGAAATAAACAACATAACTCATTTCAATTGATGCCAACGTCGAATAACCATGTAACATTTTCCACAAACACTGAGGATGATTGAAGTAAAATCAGCGTCAAGTAGCAATTCGCACCCTCTAAAATATGGTATATATCACTGTTATTAATTGTGGCACATTGTGCCAAGTTGTTCGTTGTATTAACTGACTGTGAAAGCAGGCAAAGTttacaaatcaaaaattttaattttatttgacgGAGTCAAAAATGGTGTGAATGTACGTATACTCTAGTGGGTGCCCAATGGAATCTCCTCATTCTCACTTGCGAATGAAttcagaaaagaaagaaatgattaTGAAGTCAGTTTCCTGCCAAACCACAACTCAAACATAAATATTCGAAATGCCAAAAATGTGATCTTTGTGGGTATCTTGAGAAATATCCATACACAACACCCGCCCGCCCCCTTTTTTTAGTGCGGAATGGAGTGGAAAAAGGCCCCATCGACAGATCTTTTTGGCCAACAAAAATATACAAGTGCCAGTTGATGGGCTGTATACTCTCATGgggtgatttttctcaaattcttcCTCAATCTCCTCAACagtaatcaaataaataaatcatttaatcgACTGCAATGGGATGTGCCGATGTACCATACCAATGATATTCTGGCATCTATCGATCATCATTTCTATACTCtttaagaaaaggaaaattatgaacATCTCGTTTgtatttgtgtattttttcaaaCCTCAAATTTGTTATTCTTCCACCGATCTCCTTTCCACAGTTCACAATTCGACCCAatcaaatgattttccacaatcGCAGAGCCGACGGCATTCACGATGAGCGAAAGAGATTGGCAATTGATTGTTTTCCATGCGTGGCTTATTCATAAAGGCATTCAGCAAGTATTCTATGCTCCATCCTCTTTCATTTTACCTCTTCAGCACATCTGCTGGTCTAATCGAAATATTCCAATTTGCCCACTATGTGCGAGAAGAAGAACCTAGGCAACTTCGGAAGCTgaattgttaaataatttcatggcTCTATCTATTTGGTCAAGATAGCAGACAATCTTCTTCTGTTTCAGCGACGCACATCCACATGTCTATCTCTTAAATTCAACTACTATTGTTCTTGAAATCTCAAGTAGAATGCAATTGTAAACATAATCACATGGACATGTAAGTTCgatctacatacatattctACCGTATGTCTTCCATCTAGCATGAGCAAAGAAAGAGTAACACAGCAAAGCAATGCAATGGAATCATGGAAGTAAATAAGCGGAGTAAAGTAAAACGTTAGGATAGGCTAGGTATATGTATTGATATTACTCGGTATActcaaatttaatcaaataattaaaaattttatttagtgtAATGCCCTTCGAATACCTCGCTATAAGCATCGTAGACATTTAGGCCTATGAAAGACCTGACTCCCATTAGTAGATTTCTGAGAGTTATTCCGTTATTATTAAAACTAACTGAGAAGTAAATATCTTCACATAAAAAagtctaaataaaattagattaaaataaaaaaagaatattgctagattttttttaaagtcagacaattttaatttttttcgattttgaaACTGGATATATTGGATAGCAATAAAAAGGGAgtcgttagaaaataaagagaaatatcCCTGAAAGCAACACCCATcaaaaatctgtaaaaaaaaagatcgaTTCGCTcgttttaaattctatttgttgagctttaattttattaaaaactcgCTCCCCATATATGGCCTCCTTGGAGTTACAAAAGTAATATCGTTTTTGCCCTGTTGAAGAAGCACCTAAAGCTTAGTAGATTTCTTAATTCCGGTACTTCCAGCCACATTTCACCGCATTGTGAGAGTTTCACATAAAGACAAGATCGCTTTTTGGATAGTGAAATAGAGACATTTCTGTTATGCTGCTAAATTGTTAAAACAAGGAAAGTTTGTGTGTGACTATCTCAACCATGCACATATCGAACGATGTTTAGCTTCAACCACATacttttctcttaatttatatattattttattaaatagttCATCTAAATCGCTCACGTTTCTAGATCTGACTAAGGATATTACGAGATTTCCTGCAAATAGCGATTTAATATTGGCTGGAGAATTAGAATTTTCGgtttattagaaattttattactaatttattattattagggccctactttattaaataaatactcTCCTTGTAATAGCCTTAAATCGATAATGCTTATTGAATCATTTAGGATATTTTGCCTTTCATATAGGGTTGCAAGGTTTATGCTTCcctcaaatacatttttcatcaaaatttcaatttttgttgGCCCCTTACTTAATTATCAACTGAAataaacacagctcccgtaagtgATCGGCTTACCAGCACATTTATTATTGCCATTTGCATGGCAGATATCGAGCAACTTTTATTATACGAATAGTagtaatttaaattgcataaatatcGTCAATGCGTGGCACTAAATGCAGTCCTTTTGCTTTATTTCGCATAAAAGCCATTCCACGATGCAAAATCTCGCTGATTTGCAACATCCCCTTTTGCCATCATTTTGCTGTTGATTCTGGTTACATTTTGTGCGTTCGCTTCGCATCCATgacttttttctcattctcacACTATCCTCACCCAAAGACACTTCTTTTTCACCCAACATGGGAGGAATGAAAAATGTGCATCAGAAAATACAATGTTTTTGTGCAACTTGGACTTGACAATACATACACACAAAagtctcataaaaaaaataaagcaaagtAAGAAATGCcgagaatatattttatattgactttataatatttatttatctccAAAGATAAAAtgtcaacatgtttttcattgcaCTCTAGCAGcaagttttaaattattctctttttgacaatttagatttcattttttattgttaatttttaattcaatgatAATTAAAAGATTGTATCTTTTATCACCAAAATACATGTATGAGTAAGTCTTATACATGCCAAACTACTAGTAACGTAcattatattatattaaatttcaaatttcttttcctaatATTTGTTGCTGTAACAATTCGCGAAacatattcaaatttaataaatattatatgtaacatttctttttcaggTGACAGTGCAGGTTCCTGCTCCGAAGACGACGCTCTGTTGACCGATACGAATACTCGATTAACATGCGAGCGATGTCACGAGACATTTGCCGACGATCAAGATCTTCTAGATCATCGGGACACTTGCAGTATATCCCCTATCAGCATTCCCGTGAAAGTTGAAGCATCAACATCGCCAGAAGTGGCGGGCCATAGTAGTTCTCCAACCGGTAGTCCGGTAGCAATAGCTAAATCGGAACAATTAGGCACTGATGAAGAATCCCCAGATACCACAGATCCTATAGATTCTGGTGGTGTAGAAAAAGCCCTACGACATAGTCAAGATGCTGCAAATAATAATAGCAGTGAAGGTGATGAGGAAGCCGGAGATGATACTcttgaagatgaagaagaagaaaatatggaAAGAAGCGAAATACCTGCAGAATCAGATATAAATAGCCCGGTGGCAGGAGGTCCTTTTCCTCCTAGCCATGTTACTCTAGAGGCACTTCAAAATACAAAAGTTGCGGTAGCTCAATTTGCTGCTACCGCTTTAGCCAATAATGGCAACAATGAGGCTGCCCTCAAAGAACTCGCAGTTTTGCATTCAACACTCTTTACTCTGCAACACCAACATGTATTTCAGTTACAATTAATTCAGCAATTACAATCGCAATTATCAATGAATGTACCCAAAACTTCTGATATTGGCAAAGAAGCAACGGATATAAACAGTCATGAGGAAGAGCATATGGATGCAAAAGATGAAATGGAAGGATCTGAAGATGCAGCAGATCGGGATGACATGAGTGAGAAGCACGATGATGAAGATCTGTCCAAATTGGAACCAGAAGTCATAATTAGCAGGTTAGtttacttttaaataataCTACCCTACCCGTTTAAAACATGTAAGATCTACAAGCCTTGCAGTAAACAATATAAAAGCGAAATGTTACGTTTTGATTTTGGTCAGGAACCGAATTAATTATTGTGAATGAACCCAACAATTTACATTTAgtttcgtttaaaaaaattaattttaaaattaaattgtccaAAACTAGATgcacttaaaaaaagaaattaggtGGTATAGCATGGCAAACATGCATATAATAGTTAAGTCTTTTAAGAATAGGCCAGAATTATTAAAGAAGTTTCTCTATTAATGCCTTTTTCCAGGGATCCTAGTCCAGAACCGCttgtaaaaaaatcctcatCTCTCCTCGAAAAAGGAGATGAGCAGCCTGTACCGACAACGCAACCTCTAATTCCATCCCTTGCCTCTCACCAACCACCTAGAATTCCATCTCCAATGAAAGCACCTATGTGCCACATAAGTTCCTCTTTAGCTTCCAGTATAATAACAAATCACGATCCACCACCTTCGCTAGATGAACCAAATTCTTTGGAAATGCTCCAGAAGCGAGCTCAGGAAGTTCTTGATTCTGCCTCGCAAGGTCTTCTGGCTGGCAACTTAGCTGATGAGTTGGCATTTCGGAAAGATAAAATGTCACCTTATGATTCAAAGGGAAATCGCAATGAACCTTTCTTCAAACATCGCTGTAGATACTGCGGCAAAGTCTTTGGATCAGACTCTGCTCTCCAGATCCACATCCGTTCACATACAGGGGAACGCCCCTTTAAATGTAATGTATGCGGTAGCCGATTTACCACGAAAGGCAATCTTAAGGTGCACTTCCAACGACATACTACAAAATTTCCGCATGTCCAGATGAATCCAAATCCTATTCCAGAGCACTTAGACAAGTATCATCCTCCGCTACTATCTCAGTTGTCTCCTGGCCACCCACCTCCACAGCATACATCTCTGCCACATCCACAATTGCCTGTATCAGTGCCCGTGCCCTTTCCACCAGGTGCCGGATTTCCTGGTCTCCCTCTATATCGGCCGCCATTGGATCTACTCAAACCCATGGGTGGCCACCCTCATCCCCTCTTTGGGTTGGCACCACCACAGCATCCTGAACAGGATATGCCAGCTGATCTGAGCAAACCCTCTCAACCGCCTGCGAAATCCCCTTCGCCAACTCGGGTGCCTAAAGTGAAACAAGAACCTAGAGAAGATATAATGACACCGCCACAGGAGACACACCAACCGAGGGAAAAGTCACCACGTGAAAGAGGACGTGAGAGTATATCTCCACCACTAACAAGGGTACGCTTTGAACAGGAAACAGATAGATTCTCTCCTCCGGCCACATTCGATGATTGCTCTATGGATAGTAAGTACAGTGAACACCGCGATGGTCGTGATCAAGAACAACCTGAAAACTTGTCTGCAAAACCTGCTCCTAGATCTCCGCCTAGTAGCGCCAGCAGTCAAGCCTCTGGATCAATAATCTTTCATGGTTCCACAGGTGGACCTGATCCCACCAAAGATCCTGCTTTGTACTCGTCTCTCCTGCCACGGCCTGGGAGTAATGACAACTCTTGGGAAAGTCTCATTGAAGTGACAAAAACATCAGAGACATCAAAGTTACAGCAACTGGTAGATAACATTGAACACAAACTTACAGATCCAAATCAGTGTGTCGTGTGCCACAGGGTTCTCTCGTGCAAGAGTGCTCTCCAAATGCATTATCGGACTCACACGGGTGAGCGACCGTTTCGTTGTCGCATCTGTGGTCGTGCTTTTACTACCAAAGGAAACCTCAAGACTCACATGGGTGTACATCGAATGAAGCCCCCAATGAGGACACTTCATCAGTGTCCAGTGTGTCATAAAAAATACTCTAATGCCCTAGTGTTGCAACAGCATATCCGAATGCATACAGGAGAACCTACAGACCTGACACTAGAACAAATCCAGGCAGCTGAAGTAAGAGATTTTCCTTCACTGTCACCAGGACCATTTGGTATGGGCCCATTTGGATTTCCTTTGGGAGCTGGAGTATCTAGCCATGTTGGTGGTTCAGGATCGTCTCTAGGTGATAATGATGACTTTATGGAGGATGATGAGGATTTTGATGACGAAAACAGCAATTCCGGCG harbors:
- the LOC129789292 gene encoding homeotic protein spalt-major-like isoform X10, with the translated sequence MSRRKQSRPIRVQDDDEELCTKPPIKDSKDGNMENGDSAGSCSEDDALLTDTNTRLTCERCHETFADDQDLLDHRDTCSISPISIPVKVEASTSPEVAGHSSSPTGSPVAIAKSEQLGTDEESPDTTDPIDSGGVEKALRHSQDAANNNSSEGDEEAGDDTLEDEEEENMERSEIPAESDINSPVAGGPFPPSHVTLEALQNTKVAVAQFAATALANNGNNEAALKELAVLHSTLFTLQHQHVFQLQLIQQLQSQLSMNVPKTSDIGKEATDINSHEEEHMDAKDEMEGSEDAADRDDMSEKHDDEDLSKLEPEVIISRDPSPEPLVKKSSSLLEKGDEQPVPTTQPLIPSLASHQPPRIPSPMKAPMCHISSSLASSIITNHDPPPSLDEPNSLEMLQKRAQEVLDSASQGLLAGNLADELAFRKDKMSPYDSKGNRNEPFFKHRCRYCGKVFGSDSALQIHIRSHTGERPFKCNVCGSRFTTKGNLKVHFQRHTTKFPHVQMNPNPIPEHLDKYHPPLLSQLSPGHPPPQHTSLPHPQLPVSVPVPFPPGAGFPGLPLYRPPLDLLKPMGGHPHPLFGLAPPQHPEQDMPADLSKPSQPPAKSPSPTRVPKVKQEPREDIMTPPQETHQPREKSPRERGRESISPPLTRVRFEQETDRFSPPATFDDCSMDSKYSEHRDGRDQEQPENLSAKPAPRSPPSSASSQASGSIIFHGSTGGPDPTKDPALYSSLLPRPGSNDNSWESLIEVTKTSETSKLQQLVDNIEHKLTDPNQCVVCHRVLSCKSALQMHYRTHTGERPFRCRICGRAFTTKGNLKTHMGVHRMKPPMRTLHQCPVCHKKYSNALVLQQHIRMHTGEPTDLTLEQIQAAEVRDFPSLSPGPFGMGPFGFPLGAGVSSHVGGSGSSLGDNDDFMEDDEDFDDENSNSGDMGSTSGNSLPTSLAALENQVRTITTMASQLSASGLVARSTEDISRAHFIPSHTASNGERSSPPQSPAATQPSPAPSENSTGGALDLTPRTSVPPHCSPPMMHSGPPLGMFPNFPLLPHGPIASSTPMMNSALNSLAQSVLPASPFNPLGISDDLFGYSRFGVRGNTTCNICFKTFACNSALEIHYRSHTKERPFKCTICDRGFSTKGNMKQHMLTHKIRDMPQHMFGNSTASSDASQFRQETRSENSSSSMDGRGSNHEQDNERERSLSAHVLRRSSHDGSPNGETIKHEPGMKRSPSEPEHPSLPKRPLTSSSASQQTPVINTPSVSQPSAPITLQRSASPPLPPISLIAAPSKSPTSGQKLELGLLPLQREMERSERLERSEKHAAEERSSASQPPSSTASSGDNTNSKHLCGVCRKNFSSSSALQIHMRTHTGDKPFRCSVCQKAFTTKGNLKVHMGTHMWSNGASRRGRRMSLELPLNRPLPLNPQDSEFLQRRPDLFYPYLPAPFLNGMQQKVD